In Leptodesmis sichuanensis A121, the following are encoded in one genomic region:
- a CDS encoding CRR6 family NdhI maturation factor gives MSSGRSAMTIAIAVNADQLNTLDLSPVRSVLDPLVQKGNLLACEQQLQFQIDFPREPEDPRELSEIPEIRLWFVRLDATYPWLPFLLDWKAGELARYTAMLVPHQFHPRDGIQFNPEALEIFVMSKVFVLGQWLKTQGIAGNSRLKSMTQLLGYEIDDAFFDLL, from the coding sequence ATGTCTTCTGGCCGCTCTGCTATGACGATCGCGATCGCAGTCAACGCTGACCAACTTAATACTCTGGATCTATCTCCTGTCCGATCTGTGCTGGATCCCCTGGTGCAGAAAGGCAATCTACTTGCCTGTGAACAGCAGCTTCAGTTTCAGATTGATTTTCCCAGAGAACCGGAAGACCCCAGAGAACTCTCAGAAATTCCTGAAATTCGCCTCTGGTTTGTCCGCCTTGATGCCACATACCCCTGGCTTCCCTTTCTGCTGGACTGGAAAGCAGGGGAACTGGCTCGTTACACAGCCATGCTGGTACCCCACCAGTTTCATCCCAGAGATGGGATCCAATTCAATCCTGAAGCCCTGGAAATTTTTGTCATGAGTAAGGTGTTTGTGCTGGGCCAGTGGTTGAAAACGCAAGGTATTGCAGGCAACTCTCGACTGAAATCCATGACCCAACTGTTGGGGTATGAAATTGATGATGCCTTCTTTGATTTACTGTAG
- a CDS encoding Tc toxin subunit A-related protein: MHKADEVIQTKYDYYNSREFMNPAEWTHISLIGAAALLQAIGEINELTAFLSHTVPDFTLGTSGAYASPVFVSKYGGSNVARSSKAFADATKTAASILNTAASMSLTIGNYQRREEEWKFQTELAFKEHNQIDKQILAAEIRLSIAERDLENHDLQTENANTVDAYMRDKFTNQELYDWMVGQISSLYFQSYQLAYDIAKRAEKAYRYELGIDDSNFIQFGYWDSLKKGLLAGEKLHYDLKRLEMAYLDQNKREYELTKHISLAILDPIALLQLKETGECFVSIPEVLFDLDFPGHYLRRIKAISLTIPCVSGPYTSVSCTLTLQSNRIRKRTTMSADTGYTWTGDFNDDRFNYNLGGIQSIATSSGQNDSGLFELNFRDERYLPFEGAGAISTWHIQLPKDFRQFDYDTISDVVMHMRYTAREGGADLKEKANQAVADLFAESSATVPLIRAFSAKQEFSSEWYQFLHPKATDESHKLDLAITPNRFPFQFRDKTITISKVEVFLKFKDIQDEATYTQATPLGDYTAGNAPLGLYLVQPDSSTPQGPENLNCDSLFQGIPHAIFAEGIDREVKASDSWSIEARDAEVGAIASTLRTSVDGHKRLKAEAIDDLLIVCHYSVQV; encoded by the coding sequence TTGCACAAAGCTGATGAGGTCATTCAAACCAAGTATGACTACTACAACAGTCGTGAATTTATGAATCCTGCGGAATGGACGCATATCAGTCTTATTGGTGCAGCAGCCTTACTTCAAGCCATAGGAGAAATCAATGAACTGACAGCTTTCTTATCCCATACTGTTCCTGATTTTACCCTGGGCACTTCAGGAGCGTATGCAAGTCCTGTCTTTGTCAGTAAATACGGAGGCTCTAATGTCGCCAGAAGTAGTAAGGCTTTTGCTGATGCAACAAAAACAGCGGCTTCCATTCTGAATACAGCGGCTTCCATGAGCTTGACTATCGGTAATTATCAGAGACGAGAGGAAGAATGGAAGTTTCAGACAGAATTAGCTTTCAAGGAACACAATCAAATTGATAAACAAATCTTGGCAGCAGAAATTCGCCTTTCCATTGCTGAAAGAGACTTAGAAAACCACGACCTACAAACAGAGAATGCTAACACTGTTGATGCTTACATGCGCGACAAATTTACTAATCAAGAACTTTATGACTGGATGGTAGGACAAATCTCCAGCCTCTACTTCCAGAGCTATCAACTTGCCTACGACATCGCCAAACGTGCCGAAAAAGCCTACCGCTACGAACTTGGCATCGACGACTCCAACTTCATCCAATTTGGCTACTGGGACAGCCTCAAGAAAGGACTCCTTGCAGGCGAAAAACTTCACTACGACCTGAAGCGCCTGGAAATGGCCTACCTCGACCAGAACAAACGCGAATATGAACTCACCAAACACATCTCCCTGGCAATTCTCGACCCCATTGCCTTGCTCCAACTCAAAGAAACCGGCGAATGCTTTGTGAGCATCCCCGAAGTTCTCTTCGATCTCGACTTCCCCGGTCACTATCTACGCCGGATCAAAGCCATCAGTCTCACCATCCCCTGCGTCAGCGGCCCCTACACCAGCGTCAGTTGTACCCTCACCCTGCAAAGCAACCGCATTCGTAAGCGAACCACTATGAGTGCTGACACCGGATACACCTGGACAGGAGATTTCAACGACGATCGCTTCAACTACAACCTGGGCGGCATCCAATCGATCGCCACCAGCAGCGGCCAAAACGACAGCGGACTCTTCGAACTCAACTTCCGTGATGAGCGCTATTTACCCTTTGAAGGAGCAGGTGCCATCAGTACCTGGCATATCCAGTTGCCCAAAGACTTCCGACAGTTTGACTACGACACCATCTCCGATGTCGTCATGCACATGCGCTACACCGCCCGAGAAGGCGGAGCAGATTTAAAAGAAAAGGCTAATCAAGCCGTTGCAGATTTGTTTGCAGAATCCTCCGCAACGGTACCTCTGATTCGGGCCTTCAGCGCCAAACAGGAGTTCTCCAGCGAGTGGTATCAGTTCCTCCATCCGAAGGCGACTGACGAAAGTCACAAGCTCGATCTGGCGATTACGCCCAATCGGTTCCCCTTCCAGTTCCGAGATAAAACCATCACCATCAGTAAGGTAGAAGTCTTCCTGAAATTCAAAGACATCCAGGACGAAGCGACCTATACCCAAGCTACTCCCCTTGGGGACTACACAGCAGGCAATGCTCCTCTGGGTCTTTACCTTGTTCAACCAGATAGCAGCACTCCTCAAGGCCCTGAAAATCTCAACTGCGATTCCCTCTTTCAGGGAATACCCCACGCAATTTTTGCAGAGGGAATTGATCGTGAAGTGAAAGCTTCTGATAGTTGGAGTATTGAAGCCAGAGATGCCGAAGTGGGTGCGATCGCCAGCACCCTGAGAACTTCCGTTGATGGACACAAGCGGTTAAAGGCAGAGGCGATCGATGACCTCCTCATCGTCTGTCACTATTCGGTTCAGGTGTAG
- a CDS encoding alpha-D-glucose phosphate-specific phosphoglucomutase: MPIQTIPTRPFADQKPGTSGLRKKVSIFRQPHYLENFVQAIFDSLPEKQGQTLVVGGDGRYYNRQAIQIILKMAAATGFGRVLVGRGGILSTPAASCLIRKYAALGGIILSASHNPGGPQADFGIKYNTENGGPAPEQVTEAIFARSKSLSAYKILQAEDLELDRLGVFRLDTMTVEIIDPVNDYAQLMESLFDFDRIRELLTNGQFRMVMDSLHAVTGPYAHRLFEQRLGAPLGTVHNGEPLEDFGGGHPDPNLVYAHELVDILFGEHAPDFGAASDGDGDRNMILGRHFFITPSDSLAILAANAHLVPAYRSGLAGIARSMPTSQACDRVAAHLGIDCYETPTGWKFFGNLLDAGRITLCGEESFGTGSNHIREKDGLWAILFWLNILAARQQSVEEIVRHHWRVYGRNYYSRHDYENVDSDRANALMENLYSTIKTLNGKLIGNHQITYCDDFSYTDPVDYSVSRNQGIRIGFSDGSRIVFRLSGTGTQGATLRVYLERYEPKVSNQNFDPQIALKHLIHIAEDLAQIRYYTGMEKPTVIT; encoded by the coding sequence ATGCCTATTCAAACTATTCCTACTCGCCCCTTTGCCGATCAAAAACCGGGAACCTCTGGCCTGCGTAAGAAAGTATCCATTTTTCGGCAACCTCATTATCTGGAAAATTTTGTGCAGGCCATTTTTGATAGTCTGCCTGAAAAACAGGGACAAACGTTAGTGGTTGGGGGAGATGGACGTTACTATAACCGACAGGCGATTCAGATCATTCTGAAAATGGCGGCAGCGACTGGCTTTGGGCGAGTGCTGGTGGGGCGAGGCGGAATATTATCCACTCCGGCAGCATCCTGTCTGATTCGTAAGTATGCAGCATTGGGAGGAATTATTCTTTCCGCCAGCCATAATCCCGGTGGCCCCCAGGCTGACTTCGGCATTAAGTACAACACTGAGAACGGTGGGCCAGCGCCGGAGCAGGTGACGGAAGCCATTTTTGCTCGCAGCAAATCCCTTTCTGCTTACAAGATTTTGCAAGCGGAAGACCTGGAGCTGGATCGGTTGGGGGTTTTCAGACTGGATACGATGACGGTGGAAATCATTGATCCGGTGAATGATTATGCTCAATTGATGGAGTCGTTGTTTGATTTCGATCGCATCCGAGAATTACTCACTAACGGTCAGTTTCGCATGGTGATGGATTCGCTTCATGCGGTTACTGGCCCCTATGCTCACCGCTTATTCGAGCAACGGTTGGGTGCGCCTCTAGGTACCGTTCACAATGGAGAACCACTGGAAGACTTTGGCGGTGGCCATCCCGATCCCAATCTCGTGTATGCCCACGAATTGGTCGATATCTTATTTGGAGAACACGCACCCGATTTTGGAGCCGCTTCTGATGGGGATGGCGATCGCAATATGATCTTGGGGCGACATTTTTTTATCACACCTAGCGATAGTCTGGCAATTCTAGCTGCAAATGCTCATCTGGTGCCAGCCTATCGAAGTGGTCTGGCGGGCATCGCTCGTTCCATGCCAACCAGTCAAGCCTGCGATCGCGTGGCAGCCCATCTGGGAATTGATTGCTATGAAACCCCAACAGGCTGGAAGTTTTTCGGCAATTTACTGGATGCAGGCCGGATTACCCTGTGCGGTGAAGAAAGCTTTGGCACAGGTTCCAATCATATTCGAGAGAAAGATGGTCTGTGGGCAATATTGTTCTGGCTAAATATCCTGGCTGCTCGTCAGCAATCAGTTGAGGAAATTGTCCGGCATCACTGGCGCGTTTATGGACGGAACTATTATTCTCGTCATGACTACGAAAACGTAGATAGCGATCGCGCTAACGCTTTGATGGAAAACCTATATAGTACAATCAAAACTCTCAACGGAAAATTGATTGGCAATCATCAGATCACTTACTGCGATGACTTTAGCTACACCGATCCAGTGGATTATAGTGTCAGTCGCAATCAAGGCATTCGCATTGGATTTAGCGATGGTTCCCGTATTGTTTTCCGCCTCTCCGGTACCGGAACTCAAGGTGCAACGTTGCGAGTTTATCTAGAACGCTATGAACCTAAAGTTAGCAATCAAAATTTTGATCCCCAGATAGCCCTCAAGCACTTAATTCATATTGCTGAGGATTTAGCTCAGATTCGATATTACACAGGTATGGAAAAGCCAACAGTGATTACTTAA
- a CDS encoding cyclase family protein, which translates to MPAFSYSRILSLSHVIHPAIPRWPGDPAIEFEVVAAIDREGYYVRRLTIGEHSATHMNAPNSFFVDGVGIDAYAPASLVVPAIVVDIREQAAKHPDYRLRERDISRWEQQQGQIPAGCVVLLYTGWQTKWSEPVAFLNLDDQGIPHFPGFSAEVTQFLLAERAIAGVGIDTHGVDGGSDTTFATNRQILAQQGIVLECLTNLEQLPAIGAQLMIAPLPLQNGSGSPASVLAFVP; encoded by the coding sequence ATGCCTGCTTTCTCCTATTCCCGGATTCTTTCTCTCAGTCATGTCATCCATCCTGCGATTCCACGGTGGCCGGGAGATCCCGCGATCGAGTTTGAGGTTGTGGCTGCGATTGATCGAGAGGGATATTATGTGCGACGGCTGACGATCGGGGAACATAGCGCAACGCACATGAATGCACCCAATAGTTTTTTTGTGGATGGGGTTGGGATTGATGCCTATGCACCTGCATCTTTGGTGGTTCCAGCCATCGTTGTGGATATCCGGGAGCAGGCTGCAAAACATCCGGATTATCGTCTCCGCGAGCGTGACATTTCTCGTTGGGAACAACAGCAGGGTCAGATTCCTGCCGGATGTGTGGTGTTACTCTACACTGGATGGCAGACCAAATGGTCAGAACCCGTTGCATTTCTAAATTTGGATGATCAGGGAATTCCTCATTTTCCTGGATTCAGTGCTGAAGTGACGCAGTTTTTGTTAGCAGAGCGGGCGATCGCAGGGGTTGGCATTGATACGCATGGAGTGGATGGCGGATCGGATACGACCTTTGCCACTAATCGCCAGATTTTAGCTCAACAGGGGATTGTCCTGGAATGCTTGACCAATCTGGAGCAATTACCTGCGATCGGCGCTCAACTGATGATTGCTCCCCTACCACTACAAAATGGTTCTGGCTCTCCTGCTTCTGTGCTAGCTTTTGTTCCGTAA